The following are encoded together in the Phormidium ambiguum IAM M-71 genome:
- a CDS encoding radical SAM protein: MEVKKSPTIGLIEVPATGLFDPEGKNWTSLYRHRSLISKQVLLADLQAGGFDAQLVNLRDGDHSEEFGEVVWKGMTLRKTYVGGNISALDPQAFDAWGVTVNFSQDRQVSCMLIEHLAKGGHPIVVGGSDAFAEPHHYLKAGAAAVVQDKSGAANWAIFDHVLGRPPREELTGVILADGKQYPKKTKAKSPDEWALPSLQVARDCLGTLPNVQGFAPVGSLVADIGCDRTCDFCMTPTYGTGFRRMSPKTALKWLEIQKEAGARSINIGSDQFLARGLFPEGREEILEITNGAREMGITLMWPNGLELRKTTLGAGRNYESTDLRPDEELIEALFGWDGKVGCPLAYIPAERPVFGREAYKKLLPWQEHCTLMKSVVRTGVPVIAYGIIIGLPDDDHEDLLRLEEAISELVDELVEINPQLEFQTSCYSIIPLPGTPQSFNLRKTGMLQFEDTCLWGVWTTTSKTNYLSYEEVSDWQIRLSNIRRGPSGFTNYNGEYSGMVSEASSNDSKIALAKLN; the protein is encoded by the coding sequence ATGGAAGTGAAAAAGTCTCCAACAATTGGACTGATTGAAGTTCCAGCAACAGGACTATTCGATCCTGAAGGCAAAAATTGGACTTCTCTATATAGACATCGTTCTTTAATCAGCAAGCAAGTTTTGCTAGCTGACTTGCAAGCAGGCGGATTTGACGCACAATTAGTCAATCTCAGAGATGGCGATCATAGTGAAGAATTTGGAGAGGTTGTCTGGAAAGGGATGACTCTACGAAAAACTTATGTAGGAGGCAACATTTCGGCACTCGATCCTCAAGCATTTGATGCGTGGGGAGTGACAGTTAATTTCTCCCAAGATCGTCAAGTCAGCTGTATGCTGATCGAGCATTTGGCTAAGGGAGGTCATCCAATTGTTGTTGGTGGATCGGATGCTTTCGCTGAACCGCACCACTACTTGAAGGCTGGCGCAGCAGCTGTAGTTCAGGATAAATCAGGGGCAGCGAATTGGGCTATTTTCGATCATGTACTGGGAAGACCCCCGCGAGAAGAACTCACGGGGGTTATTCTCGCAGATGGGAAACAGTATCCCAAGAAGACTAAAGCTAAAAGTCCAGATGAGTGGGCGCTACCCTCACTGCAAGTGGCACGGGACTGTTTAGGAACACTACCCAATGTTCAAGGATTTGCGCCAGTCGGTTCGTTGGTTGCTGATATTGGCTGCGATCGCACTTGCGATTTTTGCATGACACCCACCTACGGTACTGGCTTTCGGAGAATGTCCCCAAAAACAGCCCTGAAATGGTTGGAAATCCAGAAAGAAGCCGGGGCGCGATCGATCAATATTGGGTCCGATCAATTCCTCGCTCGTGGACTATTTCCTGAAGGGCGAGAAGAGATCCTCGAAATTACCAATGGTGCGCGGGAGATGGGAATTACTCTCATGTGGCCCAATGGTTTAGAACTGAGGAAAACAACTCTCGGTGCTGGGCGCAACTACGAAAGCACCGACCTCAGACCTGACGAAGAACTGATTGAAGCACTGTTTGGCTGGGATGGTAAAGTCGGTTGTCCTTTAGCTTATATACCTGCCGAACGTCCAGTGTTTGGACGAGAAGCATACAAAAAGCTCCTACCTTGGCAAGAGCATTGTACCTTGATGAAATCTGTAGTCAGAACTGGTGTACCTGTCATTGCTTACGGCATCATTATCGGGCTACCCGATGATGACCATGAAGACTTGTTACGTCTTGAAGAAGCGATCTCAGAACTGGTGGATGAACTGGTAGAGATTAACCCGCAATTGGAATTTCAAACTTCGTGCTACAGCATCATTCCCTTGCCCGGAACTCCGCAATCTTTTAACTTACGCAAAACAGGAATGCTTCAGTTTGAAGATACTTGTCTTTGGGGAGTCTGGACAACGACTTCTAAGACTAATTACCTTAGCTACGAAGAGGTTTCCGATTGGCAAATTCGTTTATCTAATATTCGCAGAGGACCTTCTGGATTTACCAACTATAACGGCGAATATTCAGGGATGGTTAGTGAAGCTTCTTCCAATGACTCAAAGATTGCATTGGCGAAATTGAACTAA
- a CDS encoding glycine betaine ABC transporter substrate-binding protein, whose translation MFFTKYAPEILLRMGEHLILVAIAMTIAIAIGIPLGILITRQEKFAQPILGVANAVQTIPSLAIFGFLISVPFLGGIGTTPAIFALTLYALLPLISNTYIGINSVDPAIREAGRGMGMTDWELLFQVEIPLSLGVILAGVRVATVISVGIATIAAAIGGGGLGVFIFRGIATVNNELILAGAIPAAIIALGADFFLGWVEKQLTQYKQRKENFNRKYAIVSGILIFMILGLIVFVNRPTAATIAIGGKNFTEQFILGEILAQHIESRTQLKVDRRFNLGGTSIVHEAVKAGKIAGYIEYTGTALTAILKQEPIKNPEVVYQKVKQEYNNKFKLEVLDRLGFNSTYAMIIRGEDARRLNIKTLSEAAKYTPQWQAGFWYEFLERKDGYEGLVKTYGFKFTKPPKQMELGLMYQALKEKQVDFVAANATDGLIPLLDLVVLKDDKNYFPPYEAIPVFNQEILKKYPELRNVINELAGLITTEEMQKMNYQVDNQSLPAEEVARQWLKSKKLES comes from the coding sequence ATGTTTTTTACTAAATACGCTCCCGAAATTCTGCTCCGCATGGGGGAACATTTAATTTTAGTAGCGATCGCTATGACAATAGCAATAGCGATCGGTATTCCTTTAGGCATCCTGATTACTCGCCAAGAGAAATTTGCTCAACCAATTCTCGGAGTTGCCAATGCCGTACAAACTATTCCTAGTTTAGCGATTTTTGGATTTCTTATTTCCGTTCCATTCCTGGGGGGAATTGGTACAACTCCTGCCATTTTCGCCCTAACTTTATACGCTTTACTTCCGCTAATTAGTAACACTTATATTGGCATTAATAGCGTCGATCCTGCAATTCGAGAAGCTGGAAGAGGAATGGGAATGACAGATTGGGAATTGCTATTTCAAGTAGAAATTCCCCTATCTTTAGGAGTAATTTTAGCAGGAGTTAGAGTAGCAACAGTTATTTCTGTGGGAATTGCGACTATTGCAGCGGCGATCGGTGGCGGCGGATTAGGAGTATTTATTTTTCGCGGTATTGCTACAGTTAATAATGAATTAATTTTAGCAGGAGCTATACCCGCTGCTATTATCGCTTTAGGGGCAGATTTTTTCTTAGGATGGGTAGAAAAGCAATTAACACAATATAAACAAAGAAAAGAAAATTTTAATCGAAAATATGCGATTGTTTCCGGTATATTAATTTTCATGATATTGGGATTAATTGTTTTTGTGAACCGACCAACAGCAGCTACAATTGCGATCGGGGGAAAAAATTTCACTGAACAATTTATTTTAGGAGAAATTCTCGCTCAACATATTGAATCCCGCACGCAACTAAAAGTCGATCGACGCTTTAATTTAGGAGGAACTTCTATCGTTCATGAAGCTGTAAAAGCTGGGAAAATAGCAGGTTATATAGAATATACAGGAACAGCATTGACAGCGATATTAAAACAAGAACCAATCAAAAATCCTGAAGTTGTCTATCAAAAAGTTAAGCAAGAATACAACAATAAATTCAAGTTAGAAGTTTTGGATCGTTTGGGATTTAACAGTACTTACGCGATGATTATTCGCGGAGAAGATGCTAGACGTTTAAATATCAAAACTCTTTCGGAAGCGGCGAAATATACTCCCCAATGGCAAGCAGGATTTTGGTATGAATTTCTGGAAAGAAAAGATGGTTATGAAGGGTTAGTTAAGACTTATGGCTTCAAATTTACCAAACCTCCGAAACAAATGGAGTTAGGATTAATGTATCAAGCTTTAAAAGAAAAGCAAGTAGATTTTGTGGCAGCAAATGCTACAGATGGCTTGATTCCTCTGCTGGATTTAGTGGTTTTGAAAGATGATAAGAATTATTTCCCTCCTTATGAAGCTATCCCGGTTTTCAATCAAGAAATTCTGAAAAAATATCCAGAATTGCGAAATGTAATTAATGAATTAGCTGGTTTAATTACAACAGAAGAAATGCAAAAAATGAATTATCAAGTAGATAATCAATCTCTTCCTGCTGAAGAGGTGGCGCGTCAATGGCTGAAATCTAAAAAGCTTGAATCTTGA